The sequence CGGAACGATCGGGATTTTGTACTCCGGTGTCGGGGATATAATGAGTATTGGTAAAGAGATATATACGTTCAGTTCACACTGTTGGATAACCAGTAGCGGTGTGCGTCTCGCCCCACACGGCACCGTCTCGAGGGGAGTGTATGACCGAGGATATCGTCGCCGACTTCACGAGCAGGTTCTTCCTGAACAGTGGCGACGACGGCGATGGGGCACCGACGAACGGGCGCGTCGTAATGACGCGGAAACGGCTCGTCCTCGCGACGACCGACGACAAGACGACCATCGCGCTCTCGAACGTCGTCGACGTCAACGTTGGCTCGGTTCCCGCTCACGTCAAACAGTTCTTCGACGATACGGTGACGATCGGTTTCAAAGGGCCAACCGGGATCCAGAGTGCCGTCATCGAGAGCGAGGGGGACACTCTGGAGACGTTCGTCGCGATCCTGTTCCGGTGCCTGCTGAACGGGCGAACGGTGGCCGTCAAACACCCGGCACGGGTCGGTGGGCGGGTCAAGAACACGTCCGTTCGGAAGGGCAAACTCCGGATCAAGAAGCGCTCGATCGAGGTGACGACGGCCGGTTCGGACGATCCCGTGTCGATCGACGTCGAGAGCGTGATGAACATCGGCCGGTCGAACAGACTCGGTGACGACGATCGCGTCACTCTCGTCGTCAAGTGGATCGACGACGGTGGCCTCACGTCGACGACCCTGATCGCCCCGGCGAAGAGTCAATACGTGAATCTGCTCGCCCGGTTCCTCCGCCTCGAGTTCGACGACTTGCGGGAG is a genomic window of Natrarchaeobaculum aegyptiacum containing:
- a CDS encoding CheF family chemotaxis protein, with translation MTEDIVADFTSRFFLNSGDDGDGAPTNGRVVMTRKRLVLATTDDKTTIALSNVVDVNVGSVPAHVKQFFDDTVTIGFKGPTGIQSAVIESEGDTLETFVAILFRCLLNGRTVAVKHPARVGGRVKNTSVRKGKLRIKKRSIEVTTAGSDDPVSIDVESVMNIGRSNRLGDDDRVTLVVKWIDDGGLTSTTLIAPAKSQYVNLLARFLRLEFDDLREEVEDVELSDPEKRVLVSVHATGGDIDFTNLLDGDPAYVTNVLNSVKNKDLIVENGDGISLTAKGRIIVSQRIEDVNV